Proteins co-encoded in one Maridesulfovibrio ferrireducens genomic window:
- the folP gene encoding dihydropteroate synthase, which translates to MNRTYTWTIKGGRVLGPAPFFIAGIVNVTPDSFYDGGTNYDPQKAIANGRMLAAQGADILDVGGESTRPFAEPVSVEAELRRVVPVIEELAKDHVVSIDTVKHEVALAAIEAGASIVNDVSAFSSDPALLEIVADKKPGYVLMHSQGSPEKMQLSPQYDDVIEDVLSFFKKSLEKLLKAGLPEKNIVIDPGIGFGKTLEHNIAILKNIDVLMDLGFPVYMGLSNKSLWGKLLGLETHERQNATQAATAILAARGVPIHRVHDVALTFQTLKVVKAITEGS; encoded by the coding sequence ATGAATCGGACCTATACATGGACCATTAAAGGGGGCAGGGTTTTAGGCCCTGCCCCTTTTTTTATTGCCGGAATTGTGAATGTTACTCCTGATTCTTTTTATGACGGAGGCACAAACTACGATCCTCAGAAAGCTATTGCCAACGGAAGAATGTTAGCTGCGCAGGGGGCTGATATTTTAGATGTGGGTGGAGAAAGCACCAGACCCTTTGCAGAACCTGTTTCTGTGGAAGCAGAACTTCGCAGGGTTGTTCCTGTGATTGAGGAACTTGCCAAAGATCATGTTGTTTCAATTGATACGGTGAAGCATGAAGTTGCTTTGGCAGCAATCGAAGCTGGAGCTTCAATTGTAAACGATGTTTCAGCCTTTAGTTCAGATCCGGCTTTGCTTGAAATTGTAGCGGACAAGAAGCCCGGTTATGTGTTAATGCATAGTCAAGGTTCTCCTGAAAAGATGCAATTATCTCCACAATATGATGATGTGATTGAAGATGTTTTATCTTTTTTTAAAAAAAGTCTTGAAAAACTCTTAAAGGCTGGATTACCCGAAAAAAACATAGTAATTGATCCTGGCATAGGGTTTGGTAAAACTCTTGAGCATAATATTGCTATATTAAAGAATATTGACGTGTTGATGGATTTAGGTTTTCCGGTTTACATGGGACTTTCAAATAAGTCCTTATGGGGCAAGTTATTGGGGCTTGAAACGCACGAACGTCAAAATGCAACACAGGCAGCCACGGCCATTCTCGCTGCTCGCGGAGTGCCGATTCATCGGGTTCATGATGTTGCGTTGACTTTTCAAACCTTGAAGGTTGTTAAGGCGATTACTGAGGGTAGTTAA
- the cdaA gene encoding diadenylate cyclase CdaA — translation MFEFLGFQISWKELLDIGLVAVVYFYVILLVRGTRAAAIIWGLFFILLVYYTSDVFGLYTLNWLLTNFLSSIFLIIIILFQRDIRKGLAQMGAGRFWRKNDFKIAVIDEICSAMDSMARRKIGALVVIQKNVPLGDIIEKGVEVDSKITKQLLINIFWPDTPLHDGAVVINSNRIVAASCILPLAQVPTQQSSIGTRHRAALGISEETDVVAIVVSEERGSISVAIGGKLTTSLDIVRLKRVLKNTLS, via the coding sequence ATGTTTGAATTTTTAGGATTTCAGATTTCATGGAAGGAATTGCTGGATATCGGCCTCGTCGCGGTGGTCTATTTCTATGTGATTCTTTTGGTGCGCGGAACGCGTGCTGCTGCAATCATCTGGGGTTTATTTTTTATATTACTTGTTTATTACACTTCCGATGTTTTCGGTCTTTATACCCTCAACTGGCTTCTTACCAATTTTCTTAGTTCAATTTTTCTTATTATTATTATTTTATTCCAGCGGGATATCCGTAAAGGTCTAGCTCAGATGGGGGCCGGACGTTTTTGGCGTAAAAATGATTTTAAAATTGCAGTCATTGATGAAATCTGTTCAGCCATGGATTCTATGGCCCGACGTAAAATTGGTGCGCTTGTTGTTATTCAAAAGAATGTTCCTCTGGGGGATATTATTGAAAAAGGTGTCGAAGTAGATTCTAAAATAACTAAACAGCTTCTTATAAATATTTTTTGGCCTGACACTCCACTGCATGACGGGGCGGTTGTTATTAACTCAAACAGGATTGTTGCAGCTTCTTGCATTTTGCCTCTTGCACAGGTTCCTACTCAGCAGAGTTCAATAGGCACACGGCATAGAGCTGCTTTAGGGATCAGTGAAGAAACAGATGTTGTTGCAATCGTGGTTTCGGAGGAAAGAGGCTCTATCTCTGTTGCAATAGGCGGCAAGCTTACTACAAGTTTGGATATAGTCAGACTTAAACGTGTACTCAAAAATACTTTGAGTTAG
- a CDS encoding argininosuccinate synthase, whose translation MSKVEKVVLAYSGGLDTSIILKWIKQEYDCEVITLTADLGQGEELDGIEEKALSTGATKAFVEDLREEFARDFIFPCFRAGAIYEGRYLLGTAIARPLIAKRMVEIAESEGAQAVSHGATGKGNDQVRFELGAMGMNPRLKTIAPWREWDLKSRTDLIKFAEKNGINIPVTRRKPWSMDANLLHVSFEGSELEDPWNAPSPESYRYCTPIEQTPDEPEIITIDFERGDPVAINGVSHSPAALVEKLNELGGKHGIGRVDMVENRFVGMKSRGVYETPGGTIIHIAHRDLEGLCMDREVMHLRDSLIPKYAEMVYNGYWYAPERIALQAMIDKTQEKITGTVRVKLYKGNVIPEGRKSPYSLYRSDLATFEEDDVYDQKDAEGFIKLIGLRLKGKTAESGSNWLKDGETCDK comes from the coding sequence ATGAGTAAAGTTGAAAAAGTTGTTTTGGCTTATTCCGGGGGTCTTGATACCTCAATTATATTGAAATGGATCAAGCAAGAATATGATTGTGAAGTTATAACTCTCACCGCTGATCTTGGTCAGGGAGAAGAGCTTGACGGAATCGAAGAGAAAGCGCTTTCAACTGGTGCCACCAAAGCATTTGTTGAAGATCTGCGTGAAGAATTTGCGCGTGATTTTATTTTCCCTTGTTTTCGTGCCGGAGCAATTTATGAAGGACGTTACCTTTTAGGTACAGCCATTGCCCGACCTTTGATTGCTAAAAGAATGGTTGAAATTGCTGAAAGCGAAGGCGCTCAGGCGGTTTCACATGGTGCTACTGGTAAAGGGAATGACCAGGTTCGGTTTGAACTTGGTGCAATGGGTATGAATCCCAGACTTAAAACAATTGCACCTTGGCGTGAATGGGATCTTAAATCCCGTACTGACCTTATTAAGTTTGCTGAGAAAAACGGAATAAATATTCCTGTTACTCGCCGCAAACCTTGGTCAATGGACGCTAACCTTCTTCATGTAAGTTTTGAAGGTTCCGAACTTGAAGATCCTTGGAATGCTCCATCTCCCGAATCATATAGATATTGTACCCCTATTGAACAGACTCCTGATGAACCAGAAATCATCACTATTGATTTCGAACGTGGGGATCCTGTCGCTATTAATGGTGTCAGTCATTCTCCTGCCGCTCTCGTTGAAAAACTCAATGAACTCGGTGGAAAGCATGGTATCGGAAGAGTTGATATGGTTGAAAACAGGTTTGTAGGAATGAAGTCTCGCGGTGTTTATGAAACTCCGGGTGGAACAATCATTCATATTGCTCATCGTGATCTTGAAGGTCTTTGTATGGACCGCGAAGTTATGCATCTTCGTGACAGCCTTATTCCTAAATATGCCGAAATGGTATACAACGGATACTGGTATGCGCCTGAACGTATAGCTCTTCAGGCTATGATTGATAAGACACAGGAAAAGATTACCGGAACAGTCAGAGTAAAACTCTACAAAGGTAATGTTATTCCGGAAGGACGTAAGTCTCCTTATTCTCTCTATCGTTCTGATCTCGCAACATTTGAAGAAGATGATGTATATGATCAGAAAGATGCTGAAGGCTTCATTAAGCTTATCGGTTTAAGATTGAAGGGTAAAACTGCTGAATCTGGAAGCAACTGGCTGAAAGACGGCGAAACCTGCGATAAATAG
- the galU gene encoding UTP--glucose-1-phosphate uridylyltransferase GalU, protein MVIKKVIIPVAGWGTRSLPATKNIPKEMLPIFRKPVIQHVVEEAMTSGLTDVVFITNQNKKIIEDHFDYNLSLENVLKRAGKTEILAECRKVAEMVNIISVRQKQQLGLGHAVLCAKEVCKNDPFAVMVGDDLMFGMEPGIKQLIDAARTENMAVVGVIEVPENKVDRYGIIQGEEFAPGMYRVRSLVEKPPVGQAPSRLAIVGRYVLLPEIFDHLENLEPGVGGEIQLTDALQCLAQDNKLLAVKLRGQRFDAGDWVDYLTANIYFALQDEELRDDLVKRLRELLSCS, encoded by the coding sequence ATGGTCATCAAAAAAGTTATTATTCCGGTTGCTGGTTGGGGCACAAGATCATTGCCTGCCACTAAAAATATTCCTAAGGAAATGCTCCCGATTTTCAGGAAGCCAGTTATACAGCATGTTGTTGAAGAAGCTATGACCAGCGGACTCACTGATGTTGTATTTATTACCAACCAGAATAAAAAAATCATCGAAGATCATTTTGATTATAACTTGAGCCTTGAAAACGTGCTTAAGCGGGCGGGTAAAACTGAGATTTTAGCTGAGTGCCGAAAAGTTGCTGAAATGGTTAATATTATTTCTGTTCGTCAGAAACAACAGCTTGGACTTGGACATGCCGTTCTTTGCGCTAAAGAAGTCTGCAAGAATGATCCGTTTGCCGTAATGGTTGGTGATGACCTTATGTTCGGTATGGAACCGGGTATTAAGCAGCTTATTGATGCCGCAAGAACTGAAAATATGGCTGTTGTCGGGGTTATCGAAGTCCCTGAAAATAAAGTCGATCGCTATGGTATTATTCAGGGTGAAGAATTTGCTCCTGGAATGTACAGAGTCCGCAGTCTTGTTGAAAAGCCTCCTGTCGGTCAAGCTCCGTCCCGATTGGCAATAGTTGGACGTTATGTCTTGCTGCCTGAGATTTTTGATCATCTTGAAAATCTTGAACCGGGTGTAGGCGGAGAAATTCAGCTTACCGATGCTTTGCAGTGCCTTGCTCAGGATAATAAGCTTTTGGCCGTGAAATTACGCGGGCAAAGATTTGACGCCGGCGACTGGGTTGATTATCTTACTGCGAATATTTATTTTGCTCTTCAGGACGAAGAGTTGCGTGATGATTTAGTAAAGAGATTGCGGGAGCTTTTGTCTTGTTCGTAA
- a CDS encoding YbbR-like domain-containing protein, whose amino-acid sequence MVNERWKIAVLALMMSILTWYLVTGRDLVETWVEFPLEIVNPPQGMIIRSGMISKVSARVRGPKGLIRNLDTKKMAYSLDTGQLVLGANPIAIVADKLGLGSALEVIEMNPSTINLDVDMYVKKKVSVIPTWKGKLDRDYTLTEKSSNPSEVTLRGPASILKKVAQVRTQTIMLDTDSPQNWRGDIPLNLPEEVESNPGIVSVALDFKVRSAKMWVKVPLYILGPEEVEFTASQNFVRLYVQGPKPFFRKSGFRNEITASIDINGTIPNGKNIVPYDVSVPSGCIVSKKNPEEITVTISRQTPTDH is encoded by the coding sequence ATGGTAAATGAGCGCTGGAAAATAGCCGTATTGGCATTGATGATGTCCATTTTGACATGGTATCTGGTAACAGGACGTGATCTTGTCGAAACTTGGGTTGAATTTCCTTTGGAAATTGTCAATCCTCCACAGGGTATGATTATACGTAGTGGTATGATTTCTAAAGTCTCGGCGCGAGTTAGGGGACCAAAGGGCTTAATTCGTAATCTTGATACTAAAAAAATGGCATATTCCCTTGATACCGGACAGCTGGTATTAGGCGCGAATCCAATTGCTATTGTTGCTGATAAGCTGGGACTCGGCAGTGCTTTGGAAGTCATAGAAATGAATCCTTCTACTATCAATCTTGATGTTGATATGTATGTGAAAAAGAAAGTTTCGGTAATTCCCACATGGAAGGGAAAACTGGATCGTGATTACACGTTGACAGAAAAATCATCTAATCCTTCAGAAGTCACTTTACGTGGACCGGCATCTATTCTTAAAAAGGTTGCTCAGGTTCGCACTCAGACTATAATGCTTGATACTGATTCTCCTCAGAATTGGAGGGGCGATATTCCTTTGAATCTTCCTGAGGAAGTTGAATCCAACCCTGGAATAGTTTCAGTTGCTTTGGATTTTAAAGTAAGAAGTGCAAAAATGTGGGTCAAAGTTCCACTGTACATACTTGGGCCTGAAGAAGTTGAATTCACTGCCAGCCAGAACTTTGTCAGGCTGTATGTGCAAGGGCCGAAGCCGTTCTTTAGAAAGAGCGGTTTTAGAAATGAAATTACCGCTTCGATAGATATTAATGGAACAATTCCAAATGGTAAAAACATCGTGCCTTATGATGTAAGCGTCCCTTCAGGGTGCATAGTAAGTAAGAAAAATCCTGAAGAAATAACTGTAACAATATCGAGACAGACACCAACTGATCATTAG
- the ftsH gene encoding ATP-dependent zinc metalloprotease FtsH, with translation MNSFAKNLLVWVTIMLVMIVLFNLFNQPVAPQLKVSYTDFLMKVDQGEVIQVKIQGHKISGVMVGDKRFVTYSPDDPSLVPSLIKNKIEVVAEPEEDAPWYMTLFISWFPMLLLVGVWIFFMRQMQGGGGGGGRGGAMSFGRSKARMLNEESAKVTFQDVAGVDEAKEELSEIVQFLSEPKKFTRLGGRIPKGVLLVGSPGTGKTLLARAVAGEAGVPFFSISGSDFVEMFVGVGASRVRDLFAQGKKNAPCLIFIDEIDAVGRQRGAGLGGGHDEREQTLNQLLVEMDGFESNEGVILIAATNRPDVLDPALLRPGRFDRQVVVPTPDVRGRAHILKVHTRKTPLAEEVDLDVIARGTPGFSGADLENLVNEAALYAAKNNQDYVNMIDFEEAKDKVLMGRERRSLILNDKEKETTAYHEAGHALVAKLLENTDPVHKVTIIPRGRALGVTQQLPVDDRHNYSKKYLEDTLVMLLGGRVAEELILDQMTTGASNDIERATKMARSMVCQWGMSEKLGPMTFGETNDQVFLGKEFGHGKDFSEDTSRLIDSEVRRIIDTAQETARTLLSEKKEFLHKLAEALLERETISGDEIDILMDGGVLPPLEKINSTVKPSTGAKAYASTAKTGYTPVQETVEEKVEDDTVTDSKNDSEEEKKDFSFDGSIDSEESENKSEEAKPSEDKKGSE, from the coding sequence TTGAACAGTTTTGCCAAGAATCTCTTGGTCTGGGTAACCATCATGTTGGTGATGATTGTTTTGTTCAATCTTTTTAACCAGCCTGTAGCTCCTCAGCTCAAGGTATCCTATACTGATTTTCTTATGAAAGTTGATCAGGGAGAAGTCATACAGGTCAAGATTCAGGGACATAAAATCAGTGGAGTAATGGTCGGAGACAAGCGCTTTGTTACCTACAGCCCAGATGATCCAAGTCTTGTTCCGAGTCTGATTAAAAATAAAATTGAAGTGGTCGCGGAGCCTGAAGAAGATGCTCCTTGGTATATGACCCTGTTTATTTCTTGGTTCCCTATGTTGTTATTGGTCGGTGTATGGATTTTCTTCATGCGTCAGATGCAAGGTGGAGGCGGCGGCGGAGGTCGTGGCGGAGCCATGTCTTTCGGGCGTTCCAAAGCTCGCATGCTTAATGAAGAAAGTGCTAAAGTAACATTTCAAGATGTTGCCGGCGTAGATGAAGCTAAAGAGGAACTCTCTGAAATAGTACAATTTTTAAGTGAACCTAAAAAGTTTACCCGTTTGGGTGGGCGTATTCCGAAAGGCGTGCTTCTCGTCGGTTCTCCGGGAACAGGTAAAACATTACTTGCCCGTGCTGTCGCCGGTGAAGCTGGTGTTCCTTTCTTTTCCATTTCCGGTTCAGATTTTGTTGAAATGTTTGTCGGTGTCGGTGCATCCCGTGTTCGTGATCTTTTTGCTCAGGGTAAAAAGAATGCACCTTGCTTGATTTTTATTGATGAAATCGATGCAGTCGGACGTCAGCGTGGAGCTGGTCTCGGCGGTGGACATGACGAACGCGAGCAGACTCTTAATCAGTTGCTCGTTGAGATGGATGGTTTTGAGTCTAACGAAGGCGTTATTCTTATTGCCGCTACCAACAGACCTGACGTTTTGGACCCCGCATTACTTAGACCCGGGCGTTTCGACAGACAGGTTGTTGTTCCGACTCCTGACGTAAGGGGCAGAGCTCATATTCTTAAGGTCCACACTCGCAAGACTCCTCTTGCAGAAGAAGTTGATCTTGATGTTATTGCTCGCGGAACACCCGGCTTTTCCGGTGCTGATCTTGAAAATCTTGTGAATGAAGCTGCATTGTACGCTGCTAAAAATAATCAAGATTACGTTAATATGATTGATTTTGAAGAAGCTAAAGACAAAGTCCTTATGGGCAGAGAACGCCGTAGTCTTATCCTTAACGATAAGGAAAAAGAAACTACTGCTTATCATGAAGCCGGACATGCTCTTGTGGCTAAACTTCTTGAAAATACTGATCCTGTGCATAAAGTTACGATTATTCCTCGAGGAAGAGCGCTTGGTGTAACACAGCAGCTTCCTGTTGATGATCGTCATAACTATTCTAAAAAATACCTTGAAGATACTCTGGTTATGCTGCTTGGCGGCCGTGTAGCAGAGGAGTTGATTCTTGATCAAATGACAACCGGTGCCAGCAACGATATTGAGCGCGCAACTAAGATGGCCCGCAGTATGGTTTGTCAATGGGGTATGAGTGAGAAGCTCGGACCTATGACCTTCGGTGAGACTAATGATCAGGTTTTCTTAGGCAAGGAATTCGGTCACGGCAAAGACTTCAGTGAAGACACATCGCGTCTTATAGATTCAGAAGTCAGAAGAATTATTGATACCGCTCAAGAGACTGCTAGGACTTTGCTGAGCGAGAAGAAAGAGTTTCTTCATAAGCTGGCTGAAGCATTGCTTGAGCGTGAAACTATCTCCGGTGATGAGATTGATATTCTTATGGACGGCGGCGTATTACCTCCGCTTGAAAAAATTAATTCTACCGTAAAGCCTTCAACCGGTGCAAAGGCATATGCCTCCACAGCAAAAACAGGATATACTCCTGTTCAAGAAACCGTTGAAGAAAAAGTTGAAGATGACACTGTAACTGATTCAAAAAATGATTCTGAAGAAGAAAAGAAAGATTTTTCTTTTGATGGATCAATTGACAGCGAAGAATCCGAAAATAAATCTGAAGAAGCGAAACCTTCTGAAGATAAAAAAGGCTCTGAGTAG
- the glmM gene encoding phosphoglucosamine mutase: MSKRLFGTDGLRGQVNIFPMTPDIALKLGLACGHFFRNGKQRHKVIIGKDTRLSGYVFESALTAGLCAMGMDVFQVGPMPTPAISFLTRNMRADLGIVISASHNPFMDNGIKLFDKNGFKLPDELEDQISEMVLSDNPNWDYPQSEKVGRAFKIEDARGRYIVYLKYSFPQEMTLKGIKLVLDCANGATYSLGNMFEELGAEVVTIGDKPNGLNINDKCGSLYPEVVGQRVVEENADIGLAIDGDGDRLIVVDEKGQVLDGDQLMAMCAADLMERGKLAKNMLVATVMSNMALENFMKDHGGTLLRTPVGDRYVMEAMRREGAILGGEQSGHLIFREYSTTGDGLLAALQLLRILCEKNRPLSELSGLLKLYPQALKNVHVNRKVPFEEVPAVQEALKKVEKELGDRGRVLLRYSGTESVARVMVEAEDSSKVELYTSELAEVLEKHLR; this comes from the coding sequence ATGAGTAAACGTTTATTCGGAACTGACGGCCTGCGTGGTCAGGTTAATATTTTCCCGATGACACCTGATATTGCATTGAAACTAGGGCTTGCGTGCGGCCATTTTTTTAGAAATGGTAAGCAGCGTCACAAAGTTATTATCGGTAAAGATACAAGGCTTTCAGGGTATGTTTTTGAATCAGCTCTGACAGCAGGTCTTTGCGCCATGGGAATGGATGTTTTTCAGGTAGGGCCGATGCCTACTCCAGCCATATCTTTTCTGACACGTAACATGCGTGCGGATCTCGGAATTGTCATATCTGCTTCCCATAATCCATTTATGGATAATGGAATCAAGCTGTTTGATAAAAACGGTTTTAAATTACCTGACGAGCTTGAAGATCAAATTTCAGAAATGGTGCTTTCTGACAATCCTAACTGGGATTATCCTCAGTCTGAAAAGGTAGGCAGAGCTTTTAAGATTGAAGACGCCAGAGGCCGCTACATTGTTTACTTGAAATATAGTTTTCCGCAGGAAATGACTCTTAAAGGTATTAAACTTGTTCTTGATTGTGCCAATGGAGCTACTTATAGTCTTGGCAATATGTTTGAAGAACTTGGAGCTGAAGTCGTTACCATTGGTGATAAACCTAATGGTCTTAATATCAATGATAAATGTGGCTCATTATATCCCGAAGTAGTAGGACAAAGGGTTGTTGAAGAGAATGCAGATATCGGACTGGCCATTGATGGAGACGGTGATCGTCTGATCGTTGTCGATGAAAAAGGGCAGGTTCTTGACGGTGATCAGTTGATGGCAATGTGCGCTGCGGATCTTATGGAACGCGGAAAACTTGCTAAAAACATGCTTGTTGCAACCGTTATGAGTAATATGGCTCTTGAAAATTTCATGAAGGATCATGGCGGAACCCTTCTTAGAACTCCTGTCGGTGATCGTTACGTTATGGAAGCGATGCGGCGTGAAGGAGCAATTCTCGGAGGCGAACAGTCAGGTCATCTTATTTTTAGAGAATACAGTACCACCGGTGATGGATTGCTTGCGGCCCTTCAGTTATTACGTATACTCTGCGAAAAGAACAGGCCGCTATCTGAACTTTCCGGGTTGTTGAAATTGTACCCTCAAGCTTTGAAAAATGTGCATGTTAATCGTAAGGTCCCTTTTGAAGAGGTTCCTGCTGTGCAAGAAGCTCTGAAAAAAGTTGAAAAAGAACTCGGTGATAGAGGGCGTGTCCTCTTGCGTTATTCTGGAACAGAATCTGTAGCCAGAGTTATGGTTGAAGCAGAAGACAGTTCTAAGGTTGAACTTTATACTTCTGAACTTGCAGAAGTTTTAGAAAAGCATTTACGTTAA
- a CDS encoding bacteriohemerythrin gives MDSKYINENSLCTGVGIVDGQHQNFFKLLKKIREHVTLLDKDEIDTIIDELFLYSLYHFETEENLLKKYNLDSFPKHLEQHREFTEKIEQFKIDHMLKKAELSNEIIDFLEQWLINHIAQTDIIDFKSAQKIDADKL, from the coding sequence ATGGATTCCAAATATATAAATGAAAACTCTTTATGCACTGGCGTTGGAATTGTAGACGGCCAACATCAGAACTTCTTTAAATTGCTAAAAAAAATCCGTGAACACGTAACGTTATTAGACAAAGATGAAATAGACACCATCATAGACGAGCTGTTTTTATACAGCCTATATCACTTTGAAACGGAAGAAAACCTGCTAAAAAAATACAATTTAGACAGCTTTCCTAAGCATCTTGAGCAACATAGAGAATTTACTGAAAAAATAGAACAATTTAAAATAGATCACATGCTTAAAAAAGCTGAACTCAGCAACGAGATTATAGATTTTTTAGAACAGTGGCTCATTAACCATATCGCACAAACAGATATTATAGACTTTAAGTCAGCCCAGAAAATTGATGCAGATAAGTTATAA
- the argH gene encoding argininosuccinate lyase, whose protein sequence is MAEAKLWGGRFAQKTAASVEDYTQSVSFDKTLYREDIEGSKAHALMLAEQGVLTAQEAQTLVKGLDTVLEEIESGQFEWKKEMEDLHMNIESRLTEIVGAVGGKLHTGRSRNDQVALDFRLYVVRSLEKWKTALEKLIFVFTEKAEANRDVLLPGYTHLQPAQPVSLAHHMLAYAWMFKRDHSRVCDCIKRANVCPLGAAALAGTTYPLKPASSAEKLGMDDTFRNSLDAVSDRDFVLEAIFTGSLVMTHLSRICEELIIWANPCFGFIKLPDAFSTGSSIMPQKKNPDVCELMRGKTGRVFGDLMSLLTTVKGLPLAYNRDMQEDKEPFFDAHKTVYASVSIMGDMMEAMGFNAENMEKALKKGFLNATELADYLVGKGIPFREAHHITGAAVAYAEKAAKGLEDMTLVELKSFSDKIEEDVFEVLSYEAAVRRRVSPGGTGPESVKSQISELKSWLK, encoded by the coding sequence ATGGCTGAAGCAAAATTATGGGGCGGTAGATTTGCTCAAAAAACAGCTGCGTCAGTAGAAGACTACACACAGTCTGTCAGCTTTGATAAAACTCTTTATCGCGAAGACATCGAAGGTTCCAAAGCACATGCGTTGATGCTCGCAGAGCAGGGCGTATTGACCGCTCAGGAAGCCCAGACCTTAGTCAAAGGTTTGGATACCGTCCTCGAAGAAATTGAATCAGGCCAGTTTGAATGGAAAAAGGAGATGGAAGATCTCCATATGAATATTGAAAGCAGGCTGACTGAAATAGTCGGAGCTGTCGGTGGAAAACTTCATACAGGCCGCAGCCGCAATGATCAGGTTGCCCTTGATTTTCGTTTGTATGTTGTACGCAGCCTTGAAAAGTGGAAAACAGCACTTGAAAAGCTGATTTTTGTATTCACTGAAAAAGCTGAAGCTAATCGTGATGTTCTCCTTCCGGGATACACTCATCTACAACCAGCTCAACCTGTAAGTCTTGCTCATCATATGCTTGCTTATGCGTGGATGTTCAAAAGAGACCACAGCCGCGTATGTGACTGTATAAAAAGAGCGAATGTTTGTCCGCTCGGAGCTGCTGCTCTTGCTGGGACAACCTATCCTTTAAAACCGGCCTCTTCAGCTGAAAAGCTTGGTATGGATGATACGTTCCGCAACAGTCTGGATGCAGTTTCTGATCGTGATTTTGTATTAGAAGCTATTTTTACCGGCAGTCTTGTTATGACTCACCTTAGCAGAATATGTGAAGAGCTTATTATCTGGGCGAATCCATGTTTCGGTTTTATAAAATTGCCGGATGCTTTTTCGACCGGTTCATCCATAATGCCGCAAAAAAAGAATCCCGATGTCTGCGAGCTTATGCGCGGTAAAACAGGAAGAGTTTTCGGTGACTTAATGTCATTGCTTACTACCGTTAAAGGGCTTCCTCTTGCGTATAATAGGGACATGCAGGAAGACAAAGAACCTTTTTTTGATGCACATAAAACCGTTTATGCTTCTGTTTCCATAATGGGAGACATGATGGAAGCAATGGGCTTTAACGCTGAAAACATGGAAAAAGCGCTTAAAAAAGGTTTTTTAAATGCGACGGAGCTTGCAGATTATCTTGTAGGTAAGGGCATTCCTTTCCGTGAAGCTCATCACATCACTGGAGCGGCTGTCGCTTATGCTGAAAAAGCAGCTAAGGGTCTTGAAGATATGACGCTTGTTGAATTGAAGTCTTTTTCTGATAAAATAGAGGAAGATGTATTTGAAGTGCTTTCGTATGAAGCCGCAGTCAGGCGTAGGGTTTCACCCGGCGGAACAGGACCCGAATCTGTTAAATCTCAGATTTCGGAATTAAAGAGCTGGCTGAAATAA